Proteins encoded within one genomic window of Oryza brachyantha chromosome 7, ObraRS2, whole genome shotgun sequence:
- the LOC102708909 gene encoding uncharacterized protein LOC102708909 — MQLRLVLFPAIAVGGGSSRFLADTPIPLRAGRGRLCSDVVAFSSSEKGSEAEREPRAEESLRRLAELDSQLEGLSEPRKRPQAPPLPPDPYMDRDVITGRGSADELPEFSPTYVAFSTLALVILTIFTNVMFNLYIKPSVDGVDQPVRIERVPMVNPADQFK, encoded by the exons ATGCAGCTCCGCCTCGTCCTGTTTCCGGCGATCGCCGTCGGGGGAGGGAGCTCGAGATTCCTTGCAGACACTCCAATCCCACTGCGCGCGGGCAGGGGGAGGCTGTGCTCCGACGTggtcgccttctcgtcgtcggaGAAGGGGTCGGAGGCGGAGCGCGAGCCGCGGGCTGAGGAGTCgctgcggcggctggcggagCTGGACTCGCAGCTGGAGGGGCTCTCCGAGCCCCGGAAACGGCCTCAGGCGCCGCCCCTTCCTCCGG ACCCTTACATGGACCGAGATGTGATAACAGGGCGGGGATCAGCTGACGAACTTCCTGAATTTTCTCCAACGTATGTAGCATTCTCAACACTTGCACTTGTTATCCTCACGATATTCACCAACGTCATGTTCAATCTTTACATCAAACCTTCCGTGGACGGTGTCGATCAGCCTGTGAGAATTGAAAGAGTGCCTATGGTTAATCCAGCAGACCAGTTCAAGTAG
- the LOC102723071 gene encoding uncharacterized protein LOC102723071 has translation MEASGSGGEHGRPWTASATWAPAGGAAVEDAVSFETSADDAEGVPSAVVLKGPAPGGDGDAPPPCEVTVHFRGKYEIHRVYVRSTARIYEIYYTTDPKDSCKDYLCTVRCGLAVKEPLPSAEESMTQWSSDVSTSEKHEHESKSVSSSIDEDSWVEVKIPELHVEKNRSKSQEPNAIGATQETTLAHYEATAEITDASPCVSLTVRLLSLQSKTSVHIEEIYIFADPIEAVNDEPETRTGNLGGSSLLAMLVPSLMQMSKSRNQNRDDKYFSDASRTQLSQDCAMEVNENVVRQAAPCGTNLNFKSAGMESKQTATDSGTITNGKGNHYESQLQDSRSPLPVQTTENTQVPLVRNQSVSNIDQPVTPLTDENPNPYSRIEGKLDTLLSKLEKMESYCSKFDDGVMRPLSSIESRLQRLEHQFDAFSVDIQSLRASSARISSPDGLSDTTNPRDKTDNDGKAENSASATNRQPGLVVRAPEFSLEESFSYDKSNENPVTLRGGPSMVPRLLVKAPDFVCESELACEKLHDRSSSPVDFALSSEKEPKTSPGLIVKVPEFPNDEDDEEEEEKDAEVGDHDYGHTKSDDAPRESDNSKSKTPVSVDGALASVLEALLSSTKKTSSQSVACPASSSTAENTNDSSTCSFSGTCSDANKVNSIIACQEADAVPQIYLSEANLDERDEVNDLNNDLNSNMTTFVASTGPLCVPQHHTVEESNDFGSQANQKNDGSNSDMTPSVANTEHTIAPSQPPAVLGSFNDGSQFNDDRSTLSLADFLVARNFNSSKNVISEAFSSNGGSEMHTFKRTPVESVSSQLRLVQKALEVNEDDSDKFSVSGGMDSCCPRESNDSFTMKRWTESSSLEASFNVSFTKSEVEHLSDLSSSELFSEQPAGEAVSSGSVTTGRNFVDDLFTGNSSVNQAAREELQKVYDLLYEYKGDVLGMAFVAKGTSKISPSLEVLLAELSDLEAEIDAVHTDNTVGFGSARLCSTFSSSDDEAPPTDEPIIDVVDLPIPSDAYASSKNFDDEPLLDMDDLPYASVLSDTHQAGIDDQSKPSGTLAEEGSGDYPDSLI, from the exons ATGGAGGCGTCGGGATCGGGAGGCGAGCATGGGCGGCCGTGGACGGCGTCCGCCACGTGGGCCCCGGCTGGCGGCGCGGCCGTGGAGGACGCCGTCTCGTTCGAgacgtcggccgacgacgCGGAGGGCGTCCCCTCCGCCGTAGTACTCAAGGGCCCGGCCCCCGGTGGAGACGGAGACGCTCCTCCTCCCTGCGAGGTCACTG TTCATTTCAGGGGAAAGTATGAGATACACAGGGTGTATGTGCGAAGCACAGCTCGGATTTATGAAATATACTATACAACTGACCCCAAGGATAGTTGTAAGGATTATCTATGCACTGTCCGTTGTGGACTTGCAGTTAAAGAGCCACTGCCCTCTGCTGAAGAAAGTATGACCCAGTGGAGTAGTGATGTGTCAACCAGTGAAAAGCATGAACACGAAAGCAAAAGTGTAAGCAGTAGTATTGATGAAGATAGCTGGGTTGAAGTCAAAATCCCAGAGTTACATGTGGAAAAGAACAGATCTAAATCTCAAGAACCTAATGCGATTGGAGCCACACAGGAAACCACTCTG GCACACTATGAAGCAACCGCCGAGATAACTGATGCAAGCCCATGTGTATCTCTAACTGTCCGCCTGCTTTCACTTCAGTCAAAAACATCAGTACACATTGAGGAGATCTACATATTTGCTGATCCTATTGAGGCTGTCAATGATGAACCAGAAACACGCACTGGAAACTTGGGAGGTAGTTCTTTGTTGGCTATGCTTGTCCCTAGCCTCATGCAAATGTCCAAATCAAGGAACCAGAATAGggatgacaaatatttttctgaTGCCTCAAGGACTCAACTTTCCCAAGATTGTGCAATGGAAGTGAATGAAAACGTAGTGAGACAAGCAGCACCATGTGGCACAAATCTAAATTTCAAGTCAGCAGGGATGGAAAGCAAACAAACAGCTACAGATAGTGGTACGATAACTAATGGAAAAGGCAACCATTATGAGTCCCAGTTACAGGATTCCAGGTCACCATTGCCTGTGCAAACAACAGAAAACACACAAGTTCCATTGGTGAGGAACCAGAGTGTGTCAAATATAGATCAACCTGTTACTCCTCTCACGGATGAAAATCCAAATCCTTACAGTCGCATCGAGGGAAAGCTGGACACTCTGCTCTCTAAGCTGGAAAAGATGGAATCATACTGCTCCAAGTTTGATGATGGTGTGATGAGGCCTCTCAGTAGTATCGAGTCAAGGCTTCAGCGATTGGAACATCAGTTTGATGCATTCTCTGTGGATATTCAGTCTTTACGGGCTTCTTCTGCAAGAATTTCATCCCCAGATGGTTTATCTGATACAACTAACCCACGGGATAAAACAGATAATGATGGTAAGGCTGAAAATTCTGCATCTGCAACGAACAGGCAGCCAGGTCTGGTTGTCAGAGCACCAGAATTTTCTTTAGAAGAATCGTTTAGTTATGATAAGTCCAATGAAAATCCAGTTACCTTACGCGGAGGACCGAGCATGGTGCCAAGACTTCTTGTTAAGGCTCCTGATTTTGTTTGTGAATCCGAGTTAGCTTGTGAAAAGCTTCATGATAGGTCTTCCTCACCAGTTGATTTTGCGCTCTCTTCTGAGAAAGAACCAAAGACTTCCCCAGGTTTAATTGTCAAGGTTCCAGAATTCCCAAATGATGAAGACgacgaagaggaggaagagaaagatGCAGAAGTTGGTGATCATGATTATGGTCATACAAAATCTGATGATGCTCCAAGAGAAAGTGATAACTCCAAAAGCAAAACTCCTGTATCTGTCGATGGTGCTCTAGCATCAGTCTTGGAGGCACTTCTTagttcaaccaaaaaaacatcTTCACAATCTGTTGCTTGCCCTGCCAGTAGTTCAACTGCTGAAAATACTAATGATTCCTCTACCTGCTCCTTTTCTGGTACATGCAGTGATGCAAATAAGGTCAATTCCATCATCGCTTGTCAGGAGGCAGATGCAGTTCCACAAATTTATCTTTCTGAGGCGAACTTGGATGAGAGGGATGAGGTAAACGATCTGAATAATGATCTCAATTCGAACATGACTACATTTGTTGCAAGCACAGGACCCTTGTGTGTTCCACAGCATCACACAGTTGAGGAATCTAACGATTTTGGGAGCCAAGCAAATCAAAAGAATGATGGCTCTAATTCAGACATGACGCCATCTGTTGCAAACACTGAGCACACCATTGCTCCTTCGCAGCCTCCTGCTGTTTTGGGATCTTTTAATGATGGATCACAGTTCAATGATGACAGATCTACTTTGTCCTTGGCAGACTTTCTTGTGGCAAGGAACTTTAACTCCAGTAAGAATGTGATTTCTGAGGCATTCTCTAGCAATGGTGGTTCTGAAATGCATACCTTTAAGAGAACACCGGTGGAATCTGTTAGCAGTCAACTTCGGCTGGTGCAGAAGGCTCTTGAGGTTAATGAGGATGACAGTGATAAATTCTCTGTTTCTGGTGGGATGGATTCTTGTTGTCCTAGAGAGTCCAATGACAGCTTTACAATGAAAAGATGGACTGAGAGCAGCAGCTTGGAGGCAAGCTTTAATGTTAGCTTTACAAAATCAGAGGTAGAGCACTTGTCTGATTTGAGTAGCTCTGAGTTGTTTAGTGAACAGCCTGCTGGAGAAGCTGTCAGTTCAGGTAGTGTCACAACTGGAAGAAATTTTGTGGATGATCTTTTTACAGGTAATTCTTCTGTAAACCAAGCTGCAAGAGAAGAGCTGCAAAAGGTCTATGACTTGCTTTACGAGTACAAGGGTGACGTTTTAGGCATGGCCTTCGTAGCAAAGGGAACAAGTAAGATCAGCCCTTCTCTTGAAGTCTTGCTTGCTGAATTATCTGATTTAGAAGCGGAAATTGATGCGGTGCACACTGACAACACTGTTGGCTTTGGTTCAGCTCGGTTGTGCAGTACATTCTCGTCTTCAGATGATGAGGCTCCTCCAACTGATGAACCTATAATTGATGTGGTTGATCTGCCAATACCATCGGATGCATATGCTTCTTCCAAGAACTTTGATGATGAGCCTCTGCttgatatggatgatctgccgTATGCTTCGGTCCTAAGCGACACGCATCAGGCAGGTATAGATGATCAGTCAAAACCTTCAGGGACATTAGCTGAAGAGGGCAGTGGAGACTATCCTGACAGCCTTATATAG
- the LOC102699522 gene encoding remorin 4.1: MLSEQTAASGSSSSSSSRGAEGDIVVSTGREIVVSSGGEEREREREREERQEEVVVEEEPEFRDIHALSPPPTPTPSQPSSYHRRRRESWESAAGSRHTSIRSVGSETAPSELFPTMSREFSAMVAAAASANAAAAAASAAANGGDSSRTVDDALGRIGEDELEETNPLAIVPDSNPIPSPRRAQLALPAPGDAAAASGGGHGDEVSVGQVKKEEVESKIAAWQIAEVAKVNNRFKREEVVINGWEGDQVEKANAWLKKYERKLEEKRAKAMEKAQNEVAKARQKAEEKRASAEAKRGTKVARVLELANFMRAVGRAPSKRSFF; the protein is encoded by the exons ATGTTGAGTGAACAAACGGCGGCTAgtggtagcagcagcagcagcagcagccgcggcGCCGAAGGGGACATCGTCGTCAGCACCGGCCGGGAGATCGTCgtcagcagcggcggcgaggagagggagagggagagggagagggaggagcgtcaggaggaggtggtggtggaggaggagccggAGTTCAGGGACATCCACGCGCTgagcccgccgccgacgccgacgccgagccaGCCGTCGTCGTACCACCGACGGAGGAGGGAGTCGTGGGAGTCCGCGGCGGGGAGCAGGCACACGTCGATCCGCTCCGTCGGGAGCGAGACCGCCCCCAGTGAGCTCTTCCCTACTATGAGCAGGGAGTTCTCGGCCATGGTCGCCGCAGCAGCCAGtgccaacgccgccgccgccgccgcctccgcagcCGCGAACGGCGGCGACTCCAGCCGCACCGTGGACGACGCGCTGGGGAGGATCGGGGAGGACGAGCTGGAGGAGACGAACCCGCTCGCCATCGTGCCGGACAGCAACCCCatcccgtcgccgcgccgcgcccagCTCGCGCTCCCCGCCCCCGGGGACGCCGCtgcggcgtccggcggcggccacggcgatgAGGTGTCGGTGGGGCAGGTGaagaaggaggaggtggagtcCAAGATCGCCGCGTGGCAGATCGCCGAGGTCGCCAAGGTCAACAACCGCTTCAAGCGCGAGGAGGTCGTCATCAATGGCTGGGAGGGCGACCAGGTCGAGAAGGCCAACGCCTGGCTCAAGAAGTACGAG AGGAAGCTGGAGGAGAAGAGGGCGAAGGCGATGGAGAAGGCGCAGAACGAGGTGGCGAAGGCGCGGCAGAAGGCGGAGGAGAAGCGGGCGTCGGCGGAGGCCAAGAGGGGCACCAAGGTGGCGCGCGTGCTGGAGCTCGCCAACTTCATGAGGGCCGTGGGCAGGGCGCCGTCCAAGCGCTCCTTCTTCTGA